A DNA window from Micromonospora sp. NBC_01739 contains the following coding sequences:
- a CDS encoding LamG-like jellyroll fold domain-containing protein codes for MGRSFSRAGRRSALVVAVIFGLTVAVPPDVVRPGGEFPLTWLSWFRQHPAWSASAAFVGLPVQQTGRPVQVDPQAPAAATDARRGAGRAPKPAAGTLDSYQPHQIESTPEQTGVAEPGFDARTSKRDARRSSARSDVYVNADGSFTKRTHNRPVNYLAADGTWQKIDSDLTRRSDGRLHVKANRLKLSVAGAPSAGADRSAAAGARSGATAQEAELARLTLPTGESVAYRLEGSAIGAPEVTGPTAVYRDVLPHTDLELTTFDAGIKETLILRSPEAASTWVFPLDLDGLTPRPTAEGSVELLNSDGKAVAWFPHGSMQDSKVDPQSGAPAESSAVNFELVTVDGQVALKVVADSTWLNDPAREYPVRVDPTTTTGTTGDVYVDNDSSTTNHNGDNLPVGTYNGGTVKARSFIHFDEFDDDGLMGKRITGAKLKLYHTWSYDCTSHKPFNVHRVNEAWTVANLTTGSYPGPAISSSIGSLTITDNYPACTNTNAVRSTGKWVTVPLAVDTFNDWSTGGMNEGLALTASVTDSTAWKRFTAANYSAGAYKPYLELTYSNNVAPQINLRYPGNNAVVNTLTPQLLSRAVDSDKWPNKGFTYNYVITDAATNAAVVNSGWVSSPTWTVPAGKLAWNKTYLYTVRVYDKVSYSAVYPAYAFTTSVPQPLLTTNLAQNAGKGFDPSVGNYTTSATDASISTVGPSLSVTRSYNSLDTRRDNAFGAGWSSLVDVRATQVKDVAGSVQSVLVTYPTGQDVAFGRNANGTFSPPSGRFATFVETKDSGGTVTGYTLTDKDATVYTFGRATGTGVFKVTRIADANGRAMTFSYDSSANLITATSASGRSLHFTWSTPAGSTKPHVATVYTDPAVPGDPNTIATWTYSYGANDQLTRVCPPTDHTNCTTYQQDTTSQYANAVLNAGPYSYWRLDEGAGATTAVSEVLSNAGVDNARYTNVTLGQPAALPGSTATTATFNGTSSHVQLPGKLVADGQYQSISMWFKTSTPNGVLFSYQADAISKGTTAGNYTPSLYIGSDGKLRGGFWTGSVATITTDVAVTDGAWHHVVLAGAGNVQRLYLDGALKGTLNGTIAQIAGGSANVLVGAGFVGGSWPTHVNSGANPAKATYFNGSIAEVAFFNQALTATTAAELNSVGRTSHPVLSKVVRPSGGVTAEIGYDKVSGRVATVTDENGGVWQLGSPTVSGSSDVYAASVLGAKPADYWRLGEIEVTDAVNEVQGGTATYHQVTLGVAGPFSDSKAGSFNGTSSHLVLPPEDMPTTGPNSIEMWFKMPSGNNKGGVLYSYQASPINDPSVTGNWTPSLYVGTDGKLRGGFWTGSPTRVITSPIAVNDNKWHHVVLSAASNTQSLYLDGISIGKLDYELVTTDAVNAYVGAGKWAGNWPMHGTGDVGYFPGSIAEVAFYRSQLSAEQVATHFLASKQTAPVAVTMISGVATAFPMPVSTITVTGPTGETTSYTYDLVNGHRLVAQTDGLGNTTKFGYDVGGYGNLTYDPRGVWTQELQDARGNTKQVITCQDQSAGKCSSVYYTYFPDATTTTLTPDARNDLMLTLRDGRSASETDNTYLTSYDYDTKGNQTSITDPLGRVTRMTYTDGTTVAAKDGGFAPPGLPATVTTPGGQIQQIIYYASGDIAELIEPGGKITRYTYDGLGQLLTETEVTDTHPSGLVTSRTYDLLGREITETEPAVTNRVTGAVHTAHTSTTYDVDGNITEVTVSDLTGGDAPRTTRHTFNAYGQEVSVTNAANQTTQFAYDLYGRIVTETEPDGGVTTSTYDVEGNLLTSTVVGFTGDPNNPSAPRDLVTTQRSYDPAGRLAREVDSMNWETRYTYTDNGLEARVVRADNAGNEFLIEENFYDAAGNVVREVTNNGHTTTTTTYDAAGRTISTTVDPDGLKRTTTLTYDADDNVVSTVSTGADGTPTSISEAMYDNAGRAIAETEYTSTALTPVARWKLAETGGTTAADSVGNSPATALGGVTWSTDRGGSAVFDGTTGYLKSGPVVDTTRAYSVTAWVKLASKNAALGDEQLVFSAPGAIGNSALKVFYSPVSDRWYAAMSVRKADGTTTWFGGGGPHGSAVMGTWTHLTLAVDSVGKTMRLYADGVLQTTVNITESLNNVSTAFTIGGADGFGWFPGSISDVQAYQKALSATEIGQVRTGAVPAADAQVIRTSQTLDFDGLPTSVTDPNGNTTYYGYDEEGRAVKTTSPAALVEQAGQLSTMANAVSWVGYNTFDEPTDTRDANGNWSVVEYDAVGRVVAEQAPAYTPPGSSTPIVPRTTQAYDTAGQLVSVTDPAGRVTRYEYDQLGRVSRTIAPNDGASTYTYDDLGNMLSSTDPTGAVTTATYDYLGRTVTTTEVVRQQGTNHTTHYAYNAQGWPSVVTSATGVTSSTEYNVLGEPTSVLDGANNRTRYEYDAEGRTTRSIRPDGSYSTVEYDLAGRAIRTTERAAGGALLSEQLARYDRAGNMVASTDARGTTTTFEYDATGVLTKQIQPISGSDSIVTTFGYDLEGNRTRFTDGRGNAFYTTYNSWGLPESQIEPATSAHPNPADRTFTIEYDRSGLPVQQILPGGVTVTNSYDDSGQLIRQSGAGAEVQTEDREFGYDLAGRMTSLSGPGGTNTISYDDRDLPVSVTGPSGNSAFGYDADGRLASRQDAAGTTSYGYDVAGRLSTLANPTAGVQMAYTYNTLSQVTKITYGSNGNTRNFTFDPLRRLTGDELKSPSGASLAKISYDWDLNGNIIAKTTTGFAGSAANTYTYDLADRLTSWNNGSAITVYAYDKSGNRVQNGSKLFTYDQRNRLINADGAGYTYTARGTLAQAGGNITRTDAFGQVIEQQSAGGTQTYTYDGLGRAMRPGHSYTGLGNDLAADASASYVRGPSGEVVGAASGGDKRLVWTDLHSDVVGQFSPTGTALTGSVTYDPLGKVLTTVGLLGQLGYQSEWTDALTNRVNMHARWYNTDTGQFDTRDTANNSPVPDSINANRYQYGDANPLIVTDPTGHWGLGSLKKSFSRAVSSVSSTVRSAYSYTSSYASSAYSYASSAYRSAKSTVTKTVTKAKTTVKKKVQQAKRKYTQVKQQVKKKYNQVKRTVKKKYEAAKKHVTKKVAQVKKKAKQAVAKAKQAGKKVAAKAQRTVKKAVSQVRDATNAAKKWVKDHKDVLLEVAAISGAILAGIACTAVTAGAGAVACMVGAGALINLAKDAAQGDIHSIGDALGSLGTGAVTGLVGGAGGAIAAKVGAAVAKKAGTGLLGRLATESAEAGVEDAMSQLAMTGSYNPRATAENMVPGLGALNRKSGGGARSGGAVAGGSGGGGFGISVGGVGASCSTSGRRHSFDPKTPVLMADGSSRPIEDVNVGDKVMATDPVAGGSVPKQVTQLHRNLDEDLTDLTVKDQDGKVTKVETTWHHPFWNASERKWTDAKDLKPGTKLLVKGQGAVTVVAVLNKLGLEEMRDLTVADIHTYYIVIDDQPVLVHNINKPRSDICGPRSEPIYDIPGGSSGGLGAREEIPKPMLKAYNIGVQADATKPTPLCSYCRQNPAQAVDHVEPRIHGGDLTDQNTTPICTKCNSSKRDGMVPYNPPAGFTGTWPPAHWPARMTQEWFLLHAGRGKK; via the coding sequence ATGGGCCGATCCTTCAGCAGGGCCGGCCGCCGCTCGGCGCTGGTCGTCGCTGTGATCTTCGGGCTGACCGTCGCGGTACCGCCGGACGTGGTGCGGCCCGGTGGCGAGTTTCCGCTCACCTGGCTGAGTTGGTTCAGACAGCATCCGGCGTGGTCCGCCTCCGCAGCCTTCGTCGGGCTGCCGGTGCAGCAGACGGGTCGGCCGGTGCAGGTCGATCCGCAGGCACCCGCAGCGGCAACCGATGCGCGACGCGGTGCCGGGCGGGCACCGAAGCCTGCCGCCGGCACGCTCGACTCGTATCAGCCACATCAGATCGAGTCCACCCCGGAGCAGACCGGAGTCGCCGAGCCCGGGTTCGACGCCCGCACCAGCAAGCGGGACGCCCGCCGGTCCAGCGCCCGCTCCGACGTCTACGTCAACGCGGACGGGTCGTTCACCAAGCGCACCCACAACCGTCCGGTCAACTACCTGGCCGCCGACGGCACCTGGCAGAAGATCGACTCGGACCTGACCCGTCGGTCCGACGGACGCCTGCACGTCAAGGCGAACCGGCTGAAGCTCTCCGTGGCCGGGGCCCCGTCCGCCGGTGCCGATCGCAGCGCCGCCGCCGGCGCCAGGAGCGGGGCCACCGCCCAGGAAGCGGAACTGGCCCGGCTCACCCTGCCGACCGGCGAGTCCGTCGCCTACCGACTGGAAGGCAGCGCCATCGGCGCCCCCGAGGTCACCGGACCCACCGCCGTCTACCGCGATGTCCTGCCGCACACCGACCTGGAGCTGACCACCTTCGACGCCGGGATCAAGGAAACCCTGATCCTGCGGTCGCCGGAGGCGGCCTCGACCTGGGTGTTCCCCCTGGATCTGGACGGGCTGACGCCACGCCCGACCGCCGAGGGCTCGGTGGAACTGCTCAACAGCGACGGCAAGGCGGTCGCCTGGTTCCCGCACGGGTCGATGCAGGACTCCAAGGTCGACCCGCAGTCCGGGGCACCGGCAGAGTCCTCGGCGGTCAACTTCGAACTGGTGACCGTCGACGGTCAGGTGGCACTGAAGGTCGTCGCCGACTCGACCTGGCTCAACGACCCGGCGCGGGAGTACCCGGTCCGGGTGGACCCGACCACCACCACCGGTACGACCGGCGACGTCTACGTCGACAACGACTCCAGCACGACCAACCACAACGGTGACAACCTGCCGGTCGGCACCTACAACGGTGGCACGGTCAAGGCTCGCTCGTTCATCCACTTCGACGAGTTCGACGATGACGGCCTGATGGGCAAGCGGATCACTGGCGCGAAGCTGAAGCTCTACCACACCTGGTCGTACGACTGCACGTCGCACAAGCCGTTCAACGTCCACCGGGTCAACGAGGCGTGGACGGTGGCGAACCTGACCACCGGAAGCTACCCCGGCCCGGCGATCTCGTCGTCGATCGGATCGCTGACGATCACCGACAACTACCCGGCCTGTACGAACACCAACGCGGTCCGCAGCACCGGCAAGTGGGTCACCGTGCCGCTCGCCGTCGACACCTTCAACGACTGGTCGACGGGCGGGATGAACGAGGGCCTGGCGCTGACCGCCTCGGTGACCGACTCGACCGCCTGGAAGCGCTTCACCGCCGCCAACTACTCCGCCGGTGCGTACAAGCCGTACCTGGAGTTGACCTACTCCAACAACGTCGCGCCGCAGATCAACCTGCGCTACCCGGGCAACAACGCGGTGGTCAACACCCTCACCCCGCAACTGCTCTCGCGGGCGGTCGACTCGGACAAGTGGCCCAACAAGGGCTTCACCTACAACTACGTCATCACCGACGCCGCGACCAACGCGGCCGTGGTGAACTCGGGATGGGTGAGCAGCCCGACCTGGACGGTGCCCGCCGGCAAGCTGGCGTGGAACAAGACATATCTGTACACCGTCCGGGTGTACGACAAGGTCAGCTACAGCGCGGTCTATCCCGCGTACGCGTTCACCACCTCCGTACCGCAGCCGCTGCTCACCACGAACCTCGCGCAGAACGCCGGTAAGGGCTTCGACCCGAGCGTCGGCAACTACACCACCTCGGCCACCGACGCCAGCATCAGCACAGTCGGGCCTTCGCTTTCGGTGACCCGTAGCTACAACAGCCTGGACACCCGCCGCGACAACGCCTTCGGCGCCGGCTGGTCGAGCCTGGTCGACGTGCGGGCGACCCAGGTCAAGGACGTCGCCGGCAGCGTGCAGTCGGTGCTGGTCACCTATCCCACCGGCCAGGACGTCGCCTTCGGTCGCAACGCCAACGGCACCTTCAGCCCGCCGTCCGGCCGGTTCGCCACCTTCGTCGAGACCAAGGATTCCGGCGGCACGGTCACCGGCTACACCCTGACCGACAAGGACGCCACGGTCTACACGTTCGGCCGGGCGACCGGCACCGGGGTATTCAAGGTCACCCGGATCGCCGACGCCAACGGCCGGGCGATGACCTTCTCCTACGACAGCTCGGCGAATCTGATCACAGCGACATCGGCCTCCGGCCGCTCGTTGCACTTCACCTGGTCGACTCCGGCCGGGTCGACCAAGCCGCATGTCGCCACGGTCTACACCGACCCGGCCGTGCCCGGCGACCCGAACACGATCGCCACCTGGACGTACAGCTACGGCGCCAACGACCAGCTGACCAGGGTGTGCCCGCCGACGGACCACACCAACTGCACCACCTATCAGCAGGACACCACCTCCCAGTACGCCAACGCGGTGCTCAACGCGGGCCCGTACTCGTACTGGCGACTGGACGAGGGTGCCGGGGCGACCACCGCGGTCAGCGAGGTGCTGAGCAACGCGGGAGTCGACAACGCCCGGTACACCAACGTGACCCTCGGTCAGCCGGCCGCGCTGCCCGGCTCGACCGCGACCACCGCGACCTTCAACGGCACCAGCTCACACGTCCAACTGCCCGGGAAGCTGGTCGCCGACGGGCAGTACCAGTCGATCAGCATGTGGTTCAAGACGAGCACCCCGAACGGTGTGCTCTTCAGCTACCAGGCCGACGCGATCAGCAAGGGCACCACCGCCGGCAACTACACCCCGTCGCTCTACATCGGCAGTGACGGCAAGCTGCGCGGCGGATTCTGGACCGGCAGCGTCGCGACGATCACCACGGACGTCGCGGTCACCGACGGCGCCTGGCATCACGTGGTGCTGGCCGGTGCCGGTAACGTGCAGCGGCTCTATCTCGACGGCGCGCTCAAGGGCACCCTGAACGGGACGATCGCCCAGATCGCCGGCGGGTCGGCGAACGTGCTTGTCGGCGCGGGCTTCGTCGGCGGCTCCTGGCCGACGCACGTCAACTCCGGTGCCAACCCGGCCAAGGCGACCTACTTCAACGGCTCCATCGCCGAGGTCGCGTTCTTCAACCAGGCCCTGACCGCCACCACCGCCGCCGAACTCAACAGCGTCGGTCGGACCAGCCATCCGGTCCTCAGCAAGGTGGTCCGCCCGTCGGGCGGGGTCACGGCCGAGATCGGCTACGACAAGGTCAGCGGCCGAGTCGCCACGGTCACCGACGAGAACGGCGGGGTGTGGCAGCTGGGCAGCCCGACCGTCTCCGGCAGCAGCGACGTCTACGCGGCCTCGGTGCTCGGCGCCAAGCCGGCGGACTACTGGCGCCTCGGCGAGATCGAGGTGACGGACGCGGTCAACGAGGTGCAGGGTGGTACGGCCACCTACCACCAGGTCACCCTCGGGGTGGCCGGTCCGTTCAGCGACAGCAAGGCCGGATCGTTCAACGGCACCTCCTCGCATCTGGTGCTGCCGCCCGAGGACATGCCCACCACCGGCCCCAACTCCATCGAGATGTGGTTCAAGATGCCGTCCGGCAACAACAAGGGCGGCGTCCTCTACAGCTACCAGGCCAGCCCGATCAACGACCCGTCGGTGACCGGCAACTGGACCCCGTCGCTCTATGTCGGCACCGATGGGAAGCTGCGTGGCGGGTTCTGGACCGGCAGTCCCACCCGGGTGATCACCAGCCCGATAGCCGTCAACGACAACAAGTGGCATCACGTGGTGCTCTCCGCCGCCAGCAACACCCAGTCGCTCTACCTGGACGGCATCTCCATCGGCAAGCTTGACTACGAGCTCGTCACCACCGATGCCGTCAACGCGTACGTCGGAGCGGGCAAGTGGGCCGGCAACTGGCCCATGCACGGCACCGGGGACGTCGGCTACTTCCCCGGCTCGATCGCCGAGGTGGCGTTCTACCGTTCGCAGCTCTCCGCCGAGCAGGTGGCCACGCACTTCCTGGCGTCGAAGCAGACCGCCCCGGTCGCGGTGACCATGATCTCCGGGGTCGCCACCGCCTTCCCGATGCCGGTCTCCACGATCACCGTGACCGGGCCGACCGGTGAGACCACCTCCTACACCTACGACCTGGTCAACGGCCACCGGCTGGTGGCCCAGACCGACGGGTTGGGCAACACCACGAAGTTCGGCTACGACGTCGGCGGTTACGGAAACCTCACCTACGATCCGCGCGGCGTCTGGACCCAGGAACTGCAAGACGCCCGGGGTAACACCAAACAGGTCATCACCTGCCAGGACCAGTCCGCCGGCAAATGCTCGTCGGTCTACTACACCTATTTCCCGGACGCGACGACCACCACCCTCACCCCGGACGCCCGCAACGATCTGATGCTGACCCTGCGCGACGGCCGGTCGGCGTCGGAGACCGACAACACCTACCTGACCAGCTACGACTACGACACCAAGGGCAACCAGACCAGCATCACCGATCCGCTCGGCCGGGTCACCCGCATGACGTACACCGACGGCACCACGGTGGCGGCCAAGGACGGCGGTTTCGCGCCGCCCGGCCTGCCGGCCACGGTGACCACGCCGGGCGGGCAGATCCAGCAGATCATCTACTACGCCAGCGGTGACATCGCCGAGCTCATCGAACCCGGCGGCAAGATCACCCGATACACGTACGACGGCCTCGGGCAGCTGCTCACCGAGACCGAGGTGACCGACACCCATCCCAGCGGGCTCGTCACCAGTCGGACGTACGACCTGCTCGGTCGGGAGATCACCGAAACCGAGCCCGCCGTGACCAACCGGGTCACCGGCGCGGTGCACACCGCCCACACCAGCACCACCTACGACGTGGACGGCAACATCACCGAGGTCACGGTCAGCGACCTGACCGGCGGCGACGCACCGCGTACGACCAGGCACACCTTCAACGCGTACGGGCAGGAGGTGTCGGTCACCAACGCGGCGAACCAGACCACCCAGTTCGCGTACGACCTGTACGGCCGGATCGTCACCGAGACCGAACCGGACGGCGGGGTCACCACCAGCACCTACGACGTCGAGGGCAACCTGCTCACTTCGACGGTGGTCGGCTTCACCGGCGACCCGAACAACCCTTCCGCGCCCCGCGATCTGGTCACCACCCAGCGGTCCTACGACCCGGCGGGTCGACTGGCCCGCGAGGTCGACTCGATGAACTGGGAGACCCGCTACACCTACACCGACAACGGTCTTGAGGCGCGGGTGGTACGCGCCGACAACGCGGGCAACGAGTTCCTGATCGAGGAGAACTTCTACGACGCGGCCGGCAATGTGGTGCGGGAGGTGACGAACAACGGTCACACCACCACCACGACCACCTACGACGCGGCCGGCCGGACGATCTCCACGACGGTGGACCCGGACGGGCTGAAGCGAACCACCACCCTGACCTACGACGCCGACGACAACGTGGTCTCCACCGTCTCCACCGGCGCGGACGGCACGCCCACCAGCATCTCCGAGGCGATGTACGACAACGCCGGACGGGCGATCGCCGAGACCGAGTACACCTCCACCGCCCTGACGCCGGTGGCCCGGTGGAAGCTCGCCGAGACCGGGGGGACGACGGCGGCCGACTCCGTCGGCAACAGCCCCGCTACCGCGCTCGGTGGCGTCACCTGGTCCACCGACCGTGGTGGCTCGGCCGTGTTCGACGGCACCACCGGATACCTCAAGTCCGGCCCGGTCGTGGACACCACCCGGGCGTATTCGGTCACCGCCTGGGTGAAGCTCGCCTCGAAGAACGCCGCCCTGGGGGACGAACAACTCGTCTTCTCCGCGCCGGGCGCGATCGGCAACTCCGCACTCAAGGTCTTCTACTCGCCGGTCAGCGACCGGTGGTATGCCGCCATGTCGGTCCGCAAGGCCGACGGCACCACCACCTGGTTCGGCGGCGGCGGTCCGCACGGGTCCGCGGTGATGGGTACCTGGACGCACCTGACCCTCGCGGTGGATTCCGTCGGCAAGACGATGCGGCTCTACGCCGACGGTGTGCTGCAAACCACGGTGAACATCACCGAGAGCCTCAACAACGTGTCGACCGCCTTCACCATCGGTGGCGCCGACGGCTTCGGTTGGTTTCCCGGCTCGATCAGTGATGTGCAGGCGTACCAGAAGGCGCTCTCCGCCACCGAGATCGGGCAGGTCAGGACCGGCGCGGTGCCGGCGGCGGACGCGCAGGTCATCCGGACCTCGCAGACCCTGGACTTCGACGGCCTGCCCACCTCCGTCACCGACCCGAACGGCAACACCACCTACTACGGGTACGACGAGGAAGGCCGGGCGGTGAAGACCACCTCTCCGGCGGCCCTGGTCGAGCAGGCCGGGCAGCTTTCGACGATGGCCAACGCGGTCAGCTGGGTCGGCTACAACACGTTCGACGAGCCGACCGACACCCGCGACGCCAACGGCAACTGGTCGGTGGTGGAGTACGACGCGGTCGGCCGGGTGGTGGCCGAGCAGGCCCCGGCGTACACGCCGCCGGGTTCGTCGACCCCGATCGTCCCGCGAACCACCCAGGCGTACGACACGGCTGGGCAGCTCGTCTCCGTGACGGACCCGGCGGGCCGGGTGACCCGCTACGAGTACGACCAACTCGGCCGGGTCTCCAGGACGATCGCGCCGAACGATGGTGCGAGCACCTACACCTACGACGACCTGGGCAACATGCTGTCGTCCACCGACCCGACCGGAGCGGTCACCACCGCGACGTACGACTACCTCGGTCGGACGGTCACCACGACGGAGGTCGTGCGGCAGCAGGGCACGAACCACACCACCCACTACGCCTACAACGCGCAGGGCTGGCCGTCGGTGGTCACCAGCGCGACCGGCGTGACCAGCAGCACCGAGTACAACGTGCTCGGTGAGCCGACCTCGGTGCTCGACGGCGCCAACAACCGGACCCGCTACGAGTACGACGCGGAGGGCCGGACGACCAGGAGCATCCGGCCGGACGGCTCGTACTCCACCGTCGAGTACGACCTGGCCGGGCGGGCGATCCGCACGACCGAGCGCGCCGCCGGCGGCGCCCTGCTCTCCGAGCAGCTGGCCCGCTACGACCGGGCCGGCAACATGGTGGCCAGCACGGACGCGCGTGGCACCACCACCACCTTCGAGTACGACGCGACGGGCGTGCTGACCAAGCAGATCCAGCCGATCTCCGGATCGGATTCGATCGTCACCACGTTCGGCTACGACCTGGAAGGCAACCGCACCCGGTTCACCGACGGGCGGGGCAACGCCTTCTACACGACGTACAACTCGTGGGGGCTTCCCGAGTCGCAGATCGAACCGGCCACCAGCGCCCACCCGAACCCGGCCGACCGCACCTTCACCATCGAGTACGACCGCAGCGGCCTGCCGGTGCAGCAGATCCTGCCCGGCGGGGTCACGGTGACCAACTCGTACGACGACTCGGGCCAGCTGATCCGGCAGTCCGGCGCCGGTGCCGAGGTGCAGACCGAGGACCGGGAGTTCGGCTACGACCTGGCCGGCCGGATGACCTCGCTGTCCGGTCCCGGCGGCACCAACACGATCAGCTACGACGACCGTGATCTGCCGGTGTCGGTGACCGGTCCCTCCGGGAACTCGGCCTTCGGTTACGACGCCGACGGGCGCCTCGCCTCCCGGCAGGACGCGGCCGGCACCACCTCCTACGGGTACGACGTCGCGGGACGGCTCTCGACGCTGGCCAACCCGACGGCCGGCGTGCAGATGGCCTACACCTACAACACGCTGTCCCAGGTCACGAAGATCACGTACGGCTCGAACGGCAACACCCGCAACTTCACCTTCGACCCGCTGCGCCGGCTCACCGGCGACGAACTGAAGTCGCCGTCCGGGGCCTCGCTGGCGAAGATCTCGTACGACTGGGACCTCAACGGCAACATCATCGCCAAGACCACGACCGGCTTCGCCGGTTCGGCGGCGAACACCTACACCTACGACCTCGCTGACCGGCTGACCTCGTGGAACAACGGCAGCGCGATCACGGTGTACGCGTACGACAAGTCTGGTAACCGGGTGCAGAACGGCAGCAAGCTGTTCACCTACGACCAGCGCAACCGGCTGATCAACGCCGACGGTGCCGGATACACCTACACCGCTCGCGGCACCCTGGCCCAGGCCGGCGGCAACATCACCCGTACCGACGCGTTCGGGCAGGTGATCGAGCAGCAGTCCGCGGGCGGCACGCAGACCTACACCTACGACGGTCTCGGTCGGGCGATGCGGCCCGGCCACTCGTACACCGGTCTCGGCAACGACCTGGCCGCCGACGCCTCCGCGAGTTACGTGCGTGGGCCGTCCGGTGAGGTGGTCGGTGCCGCCTCCGGCGGTGACAAGCGGCTGGTCTGGACCGACCTGCACAGCGACGTGGTCGGCCAGTTCAGCCCGACCGGTACGGCACTGACCGGCTCGGTCACCTACGACCCGCTCGGCAAGGTGCTGACCACGGTCGGTCTGCTGGGGCAGCTCGGCTACCAGTCGGAGTGGACCGACGCGCTGACCAACCGGGTGAACATGCACGCCCGCTGGTACAACACCGACACCGGGCAGTTCGACACCCGGGACACGGCCAACAACAGCCCGGTCCCGGACTCGATCAACGCCAACCGCTACCAGTACGGCGACGCGAACCCGCTGATCGTCACCGACCCCACCGGGCACTGGGGCCTGGGAAGCCTCAAGAAGTCCTTCTCCCGGGCGGTCAGCTCGGTCTCCTCGACGGTGCGTTCGGCGTACTCGTACACCTCGTCGTACGCCTCCAGCGCCTACTCGTACGCCTCGTCGGCGTATCGGTCGGCCAAGTCGACGGTGACCAAGACGGTGACGAAGGCGAAGACCACCGTCAAGAAGAAGGTCCAACAGGCAAAACGCAAATACACCCAGGTCAAACAGCAGGTCAAGAAGAAGTACAACCAGGTCAAACGCACCGTCAAGAAGAAGTACGAGGCGGCCAAGAAACACGTCACCAAGAAGGTCGCCCAGGTCAAGAAGAAGGCCAAGCAGGCGGTCGCGAAGGCGAAACAGGCTGGCAAGAAGGTCGCGGCCAAGGCGCAGCGAACCGTCAAGAAGGCCGTCAGCCAGGTACGTGACGCCACGAACGCGGCCAAGAAGTGGGTCAAGGACCACAAGGACGTCCTGCTGGAGGTCGCCGCGATCAGTGGTGCGATCCTCGCCGGTATCGCCTGCACGGCAGTGACTGCGGGTGCGGGTGCGGTGGCCTGCATGGTGGGTGCCGGGGCGTTGATCAACCTGGCGAAGGATGCGGCGCAGGGCGATATCCACAGTATTGGTGACGCGTTGGGTTCGCTGGGCACCGGTGCGGTCACCGGTTTGGTCGGTGGTGCTGGTGGTGCGATCGCGGCCAAGGTCGGTGCGGCGGTGGCGAAGAAGGCTGGCACGGGTCTGTTGGGTCGGTTGGCGACGGAGTCGGCTGAGGCTGGTGTCGAGGACGCGATGTCGCAGCTGGCGATGACGGGGAGTTACAACCCGCGTGCGACGGCGGAGAACATGGTGCCGGGTCTGGGTGCGTTGAACCGTAAGAGCGGTGGTGGCGCGCGTAGTGGTGGTGCGGTCGCCGGCGGCTCCGGTGGTGGCGGGTTTGGTATTTCGGTCGGTGGTGTTGGTGCGTCGTGTTCGACGTCGGGTCGTCGGCACAGTTTTGATCCGAAGACGCCGGTGTTGATGGCTGATGGCAGTAGTCGGCCGATCGAGGATGTCAACGTCGGTGACAAGGTCATGGCCACCGATCCGGTGGCGGGTGGGTCAGTGCCGAAGCAGGTCACCCAGTTGCATCGCAACCTCGACGAGGATCTGACCGATCTGACGGTGAAGGATCAGGACGGGAAGGTGACGAAGGTCGAGACGACCTGGCATCACCCGTTCTGGAACGCCTCGGAGCGGAAGTGGACCGACGCCAAGGACCTGAAGCCGGGTACGAAGCTGCTGGTCAAGGGCCAGGGCGCGGTCACCGTCGTGGCGGTGCTCAACAAGCTCGGCCTCGAAGAGATGCGCGACCTCACCGTCGCCGACATCCACACGTACTACATCGTCATCGACGACCAACCCGTCCTCGTCCACAACATCAATAAGCCGCGGTCGGATATATGTGGGCCCCGAAGTGAGCCTATCTATGACATCCCAGGAGGATCGAGTGGTGGCCTAGGGGCTCGTGAGGAAATTCCGAAACCAATGCTTAAGGCTTACAACATCGGCGTCCAGGCTGATGCCACTAAGCCGACTCCCTTGTGTTCCTACTGCAGGCAAAACCCGGCGCAGGCTGTCGATCATGTCGAGCCGAGAATTCATGGCGGCGATCTGACTGATCAAAATACGACACCGATTTGCACGAAGTGCAATAGCTCAAAGCGTGATGGGATGGTGCCGTATAATCCTCCAGCGGGATTCACGGGCACGTGGCCACCGGCACACTGGCCGGCTAGGATGACTCAGGAGTGGTTCCTGCTACATGCAGGCCGGGGCAAGAAATGA
- a CDS encoding DUF4265 domain-containing protein, whose translation MVDLTYSGLPGQLEQVWLNPLGDHFRVACIPFCAYGLAYLDEVVLDPDGVFVREVVGLSGNRVLRALVHERREGCDVNPDSVCESLTAIASNLGIGMEMHGDRFLAFDVPRGADVRSLVDAMASWANRKALHYEWSDVRSFAYSRSSG comes from the coding sequence ATGGTCGATCTGACTTACTCCGGTCTTCCTGGTCAACTCGAACAGGTCTGGCTGAACCCCTTGGGTGACCATTTTCGGGTCGCGTGTATACCGTTCTGTGCCTACGGTCTGGCATACCTGGATGAGGTTGTCCTCGATCCAGATGGTGTCTTTGTCCGTGAAGTTGTAGGCCTGTCCGGCAACCGCGTCCTTCGCGCACTAGTACACGAGCGGCGCGAAGGTTGTGACGTCAATCCGGATAGTGTTTGCGAGTCTCTCACGGCAATTGCTTCCAATCTGGGGATAGGCATGGAAATGCATGGCGATCGTTTCCTTGCTTTTGACGTGCCGCGTGGCGCGGATGTTCGAAGTCTTGTTGATGCGATGGCCTCCTGGGCAAACCGAAAGGCTCTCCATTACGAGTGGAGTGATGTTCGGAGTTTCGCCTATTCGCGCAGCTCCGGTTGA